The DNA window ATGCTTCGGGGTCCATCATATATTCTTCGGTTAAATGCACGCCGATGTCTTCGGGTTTGATCAAGTTAAATAATTTGGCTTGGTCTTCTAAGTTCGGGCACGCGGGGTAACCGAATGAGAAGCGCTGGCCTTGGTATTTGGCGGCAAAACGGTCGCGCATGGAGAAATCGGTTGTATCTGGGAAGCCCCATTGATCGCGTATTTCTTGGTGGATGCGTTCAGCAAAACCTTCTGCGAGTTCAAGTGCTGTTGCTTGCAGTGCATGGCTTTCTAAAAATTTGCCTTGTTCTTTCAGGCGTGTTGCTTGTTCGCGTACGCCAAAGCCTGCAGTTACTTGCATAAAGGCCACGTAATCCATTTCGCCACTGTCGACTGATTTTAAGTAATCGGACAAGCATAAGAATGGTAACGCGGATTGGCGTGGAAATGTAAATCGTTCGATTTCTGTTTTGCCATCAGCAGGGTCATAAACGATGACATCGTCTCCGTCACTTTGAGCTGGGAAAAATTGATACAGCCCTGATGGTTTTAACAGTCCTGATCCTAAAAACTCGGTCGTCAGTTCATGAAGCTGAATAGCACGCGGATCGCCTTTCGCTAACGTATTATCGTTATAGCCTTTTAATCCAAGGTGATGACCAATCAACGTGCGCATATTGACGTATGGATACAAATGAGCCACAGAATACTCTTTCAATACGTGACGACGCAAATCGTTCGGCACGTAAACCGTAACATCTTCGCGTACCGTTTTCACTGGTTTTTCAGCAACGGCAACAGCGGGCTTTGCTGCTCGCACTGCTTCAGAGGCTTGGCGTTTTTCTTGTTGTGCATCCAACTCTAGCAGCAACTCTGCTTTTCCGGCACCGCTTTGCAGCCGATTTGCTAGGTCTAATCCTTGCATCGCATCTTTCGCGTAAATGACCGGCCCGTCGTATTCCGCTGAAATTTTGGTTTCGGTAAAGCGTCTCGACAATGCCGCCCCGCCCACTAAAATGGGTACATCAATGCCCGCTTCTTTAAAGTCTTGCGCGGTGATGACCATTTGCTTCGCCGACTTAACGAGTAACCCCGACAAGCCAATCATATCTGGTTTTTCTTTTCGAATTACTTCGATCAAGGTAGCCGGCGTCACTTTAATCCCAACATCAATCACTTTAAAGCCGTTATTGCTTAAGATAATTTCCACTAAGTTTTTACCGATGTCATGAACATCGCCTTTAACAGTAGCCAAAACGATTTTCCCTTTTCCAGAATCGTCTTCTTTTTTCTCCATAAACTGCTCAAGAAATGACACGGCTGCTTTCATGACGCCTGCACTTTGCAGCACTTCCGCAACAATTAATTGGTTGTCATTAAACAAGCGCCCTACTTCCGCCATACCTTTCATCAACGGTCCATTAATGACATCAAGCGGTTCATCATACATCTCTAGTGCTTTTTCCAAATCTGGAATCAACCCTTCTTTTGTTCCTTCTATAATATAGTAAGCGAGTCGATCTGGTACTGTTTTCGGAATATCATCTTCTGTTTTTTCTTTTTTCTTATCGCGGTAAAAAGCCGTAAAGTCAGCTAAAGTTTCATCTGTTGTCGTAAACAGCAATTCATTAGCCATATCGATTTCCTGTTTTGGAATGGATGCATAACGCTCTAACTTTTCCGTATTGACGATGGCATAGTCCAAACCTGCCTGCGTGCAATGGTACAAATACACGGCATTTAACACTTCACGACCAACCGGTGGTAAGCCGAATGAAACGTTACTAACACCTAAAATCGTCAATGCGCGTGGCAGTTTTTCTTTAATTAACCGAATACCTTCAATCGTTTCTACTGCAGAACCAATGTATTGCTGATCGCCCGTACCGACTGGGAATACCAGTGGATCAAAAATGATGTCTTCCGGTGCTAGCCCCCATTTATTGACCAGCAAGTCATATGACCG is part of the Planococcus kocurii genome and encodes:
- the metH gene encoding methionine synthase; its protein translation is MSKHLIEQQLEKRILIIDGAMGTMIQNADLSPEEFGGEEFDGCNEYLNIVRPDVIQNIHTAYLEAGADILCTNTFGGTPIVLDEYGIGDQAADINRRAVEIAKRAAAEFSTPEWPRFVAGAIGPTTKTLSVTGGVTFDVMLENFYVQAKALVEGGADLILLETSQDMLNVKAATIGIKQAFEETGIELPIMVSGTIEPMGTTLAGQSIEAFYISIEHVKPLSVGLNCATGPEFMTDHIRSLSELSDGYVSCYPNAGLPDEDGHYHETPESLAKKLKGFADKGWLNVVGGCCGTTPEHIKAVRLAMDGLPPRKPDPVERGHVVSGIEPLQYDETMRPLFIGERTNVIGSRKFKRLIVDGQFEEASEIARAQVKNGAHVIDICLANPDRDEVEDMTKFMKEVVKKVKVPLVIDSTDEEVIEVALKFSQGKAIINSINLEDGEERFDAVMPLVKKYGAAVVVGTIDEVGMAVTRERKLEIAERSYDLLVNKWGLAPEDIIFDPLVFPVGTGDQQYIGSAVETIEGIRLIKEKLPRALTILGVSNVSFGLPPVGREVLNAVYLYHCTQAGLDYAIVNTEKLERYASIPKQEIDMANELLFTTTDETLADFTAFYRDKKKEKTEDDIPKTVPDRLAYYIIEGTKEGLIPDLEKALEMYDEPLDVINGPLMKGMAEVGRLFNDNQLIVAEVLQSAGVMKAAVSFLEQFMEKKEDDSGKGKIVLATVKGDVHDIGKNLVEIILSNNGFKVIDVGIKVTPATLIEVIRKEKPDMIGLSGLLVKSAKQMVITAQDFKEAGIDVPILVGGAALSRRFTETKISAEYDGPVIYAKDAMQGLDLANRLQSGAGKAELLLELDAQQEKRQASEAVRAAKPAVAVAEKPVKTVREDVTVYVPNDLRRHVLKEYSVAHLYPYVNMRTLIGHHLGLKGYNDNTLAKGDPRAIQLHELTTEFLGSGLLKPSGLYQFFPAQSDGDDVIVYDPADGKTEIERFTFPRQSALPFLCLSDYLKSVDSGEMDYVAFMQVTAGFGVREQATRLKEQGKFLESHALQATALELAEGFAERIHQEIRDQWGFPDTTDFSMRDRFAAKYQGQRFSFGYPACPNLEDQAKLFNLIKPEDIGVHLTEEYMMDPEASVSAIVFAHPDARYFVVD